tttcaaaataaataaacaaactttaaataaataactccTTCACGGCCACTCAGCCAGGGAGAGGTAGACTTGGGCTCAtgaaacccattttttaaaaagtttacttacttattttgagagagagaaaaagtgcaagtgggggagggtcagagagagaggagagagcaagaatcccaagcaagctccacaccaaaagcgcagagcccgatgcgggggtcaaacccatgaactgtgagatcgtgacctaagccgaagctgGATATTCaactgcccaaccaactgagccacccaggtgcccctcgtgaAGCCCGTTCCTACCCCTTTCCCCACGCCCCCCACTGCCAGCCTCTAGCAGCAACTTATTGGGCTGCATTTTCTCCCCGTAAAATGGGACTAGATCTCCCTACTGTTAAGTAAGAGAGGAACCATACAGCCCGGGCTAGTGCCTGGTGGATGGTCAGCACCAACTCTTTGCACACACACTGATCCACGCTCCCTTGTCCACATAATGCTTGCACGTGCAGAGGCTCTCACCATTGCTAATCAGCTCACACCATTCACACTCAGGCCCCCACGGACACCCACTACCttttggggggtggaggtgtGAAGGACAGCCAGCAGCGAGAGCAGGACCGTCGCGATGCCACAGGCGCGGCCAGGGGCTGAAGTCTTCATTTTGGCTCCCGTGCCTGGCAGGTTGCTTCTGAACTCGAGAGGAAGTGGGGAATGAATTAATAACATGCTTGCTGTCCCGCCCCTGTGGGGGCAGGTTCTGGGAAATTGGGATCTACAAGCCAAAAACTGCAGTTGCCTCAGATAAGTAAACTGTGAATATCCTGTGGACCTTGGCTGGGGACAGGAACATGTACCGAGGAAGAGCAAGCTCAGGTGGGAGTTGGGTACGGCACCCCTTCTGAAAGGTCCACAGTCACCCCAGGCCACTACCACCCCCCATACCAGCCATTGCACCAGCCAGCTCCCTAGGTCTGGGAGATACACCAGTGAACCAGCCTGCTCTCCAGAAGCCCAGTCTGGGGGGAAATAGGGATGGCCGAGAACAGGAGGGCTAGGGGGTGGCTTCCAGGAGGCAGGGGGACCGGAGGCCAGCTTGATGTGACGGGGCAGTGAGGGCCCTAATGGCTCTGAGGAGCCACTGGAGTGTCTGAGTGGGGCAAGATATGCTGGGGCCAAGGCAGGATGGAGACACTTCATTTCTGGGGTGAGAGGGGCTGCGTCCAggggtccccttctctctccttgggTCCCTGGCTGCTGTCAGCCCCCATTAACCTAGCTAGGGCTCTTGGCTCAACTCCAGCAAGGCCGCCAGAACAAGACCCACACTTTGGCAATACAAACTAAGAACCATAAAGATGCCTGTACCTTGTGGCCCGGAAGTCTCCTTCCGGGTAATTTATTGATAGGAAATCGTGCAACACAAGTCCTGAAGGGGGTGATTCATTGTGGTGGTGTGTGCACTCAGATAGCCTGTGGAGGTCGGTCGTGCCAAGGGAGCCCATGATTCACGGCTTGCGTGAGAAAGCGCAGGACACCCAGCCATCAGCACACCAAGGCAGTGCCACTGTCCTGAGCCCAGACCCGTAGGAATGCACCCGAGGGCCTGGGGTAGGATTACCAGTagcttttttcaatttttctttaataaacttgaaatgctgtttttataacaaatagcaataaaatgaataaatattaagggATCCGGACGCAGCTGGTGCTCGCGTCCCTGGCGGCTCTGGGGCAGCCCAGCTCCCGAGTCTGGCCATAGATAAGGTAAAGTTGCTTCAGGAAAGTGTGGCCAGGTGCCAAGCCCTGGGTTGAGGAAGGAGGGTGACTTGGTGACACTtgtcagtgggggtggggagggaggggagtagCCATTTCGGGGGCCCACACAAGGTTCTGAGGCAGTGACCAGCCCCCAAGGTCCCCTCTATCAGTGGCAGGAGCATCCAGGACTCTGGAGCTGTGTCTCTGGCTGCAAGTCAATGTTCCCCTCCAGAAAGCATCTCTGTGCGCATCTATACTGCTTGCCCTTTGGCTCTGAATATGGTTGGGATCATCCAGGGCTTCACACCCGGTCAGCAATCTGAGCAAagagcccccccccgcccccccgccgaGGAGCACAGTGAGcaggcccaggccctgccccacaGAAGGGCCACTCGGGGCACAGAGCACGGGCCCAGCCTGAAGACAGCTATATAAGGACGCCATGCTGGCTGAGAACTTGGGGAAGGCTCCAAGCAGCCACCCCACGTGCCCAGGGGACAGGCAGACTTCCGTGCAGGCAGCAGGCAGGACTGCCTATGGCTTTGCCGTCACAGGGGACAGACTTCTGCAGTCCGCTGGATCTGACAGTTCCACGCACACAGGGGACACTGAAGCCTGAGGACGGAAGAACTGCTCATGAGCCAAGGACCTGGAGTTCTCACAATGCAGGTGGAGCGGTGGGAGTGGCGAGGGGGAGGCTCACCCCGAGTCTGAGAAAGGAGCAGCTCAGTAAGCAGACTACCACTGGCCTGAAAGGGGCCTCGACCTGGTTTTGTCTTTAAGGGGTGTGAGCTGGCAAGGAGGTGGTACAAATAAGGGCCCCAGAGGAAAGGAGTTTTGAGGTGAGCTGGTCCTGCAGAGCCTTGGGGTCCTTGGAAGCATCTCAACATCTTCTgtggaaggcagggggaggggtgagcCTCGGGCCCCCACCTGCTTCACTCTGAGCAGTGTTACTGTGGCCTGTTTTATGCAACAGGCTCCAGCTCTAGTCCCTTTTCAGATGGGagggaaaactgagactcagaaaggcaGAGACTGGTCTGAAGCCACACAGCTCAGCGCCAGTTCACCACGTCCAAGACTTTCTGGCATGTGGCAGTGGCTGTCATGGCACCTGCCTTATCCTCTGGGACCTCCCAAAAGCCCACAAAGGGTATAGAACatgccccaccccctaccccacctgcccctcccctacactgAGCGGCTATGGCTGGTGACCAACTAACACCCTCCAAATGCCGGAGTCACTTGGGCATCCTCTTTATTGTTCCCCAGGTGCCGGTGCAGACTCCCTGGGCTGAGTGACCAGGGCTCTGAGGGACAGGCGGCAGTCCCAGAGGCAGCAGGTGAGAAGGTGCATTCTGgcataaaaaaagtttttgggAAAGGCTCCTGCATCTAGGAGTTGGCAGTGGCGAGAGGAATGGTGTGCACTTCTTAGCCAAAGACACTCTTGGCAGGTCCAGCTTTGGGCTTCTCAAAGACGGTCTCGGTGCCGGTCCGGGTGCCACTGAACACCGACGGGGCGGTGGAACCAGCTAGTTCTGTGGGCAGGATGGGAAGGTGTGGGCAGGGGCATTTGTGGGGAGCGCCCCCCTGCTCAGGAGCTCTGGACTCAGGAAAGGATGCTGGgacccctcctcccatcccccctcccactgacacctcccccctccacccccactgcccagGAGGATACTCACCACACTCCCGCATGACCTGGTAGGTCTTGGActtgatctcctggttcttggccAGGTTCCCACGGGCCCCCTTCAGATCTTCCTCCTTCACGGGGGGGCGCTTCTTCTTGATGGGGGCCTCCTGAGCACCAGCCTTGGAGAGCCCAGAACCTCATCTTACAACCCGAGGCCTCAAGGG
This sequence is a window from Prionailurus bengalensis isolate Pbe53 chromosome A2, Fcat_Pben_1.1_paternal_pri, whole genome shotgun sequence. Protein-coding genes within it:
- the MUSTN1 gene encoding musculoskeletal embryonic nuclear protein 1; amino-acid sequence: MSQAGAQEAPIKKKRPPVKEEDLKGARGNLAKNQEIKSKTYQVMRECELAGSTAPSVFSGTRTGTETVFEKPKAGPAKSVFG